From a single Deltaproteobacteria bacterium genomic region:
- a CDS encoding nuclear transport factor 2 family protein — MATQRQVKKVKMIRKATPAKRPAMRRTSVAPTGKSPAAKLTATAEDYEGVRQVLSRYCFALDSSNLEELSSLFHRQADFSVSFENGQKHNGRETIHSWYQRFFEQRPREFHYMRHKLFEPCITVNKNTATSSTYFDSEAKDAQGQVQIITGRYDDALIKEGGQWLFKERTITIMYYYSPGTGKEGMR, encoded by the coding sequence ATGGCAACCCAGAGACAGGTCAAAAAGGTAAAAATGATTCGGAAAGCCACTCCCGCGAAACGCCCGGCCATGCGACGTACAAGTGTGGCTCCTACTGGCAAATCGCCCGCGGCGAAATTAACTGCGACGGCTGAAGATTATGAAGGGGTTCGGCAAGTACTGAGTCGCTACTGTTTTGCGCTTGACAGTAGCAACTTGGAGGAACTGAGTTCGCTGTTCCATCGACAGGCCGATTTTTCTGTGTCATTTGAGAACGGCCAAAAGCATAACGGACGAGAGACCATCCATTCCTGGTATCAGCGATTCTTTGAACAACGCCCGCGTGAATTTCACTACATGCGGCATAAACTTTTTGAACCCTGCATAACGGTAAACAAGAATACGGCAACGTCCTCAACGTATTTTGACTCGGAGGCAAAGGACGCGCAGGGGCAAGTTCAGATAATCACTGGCCGTTATGACGACGCACTGATCAAGGAAGGCGGACAGTGGCTTTTTAAAGAACGAACGATCACCATCATGTACTACTACTCGCCAGGAACTGGGAAGGAAGGTATGCGTTAA
- a CDS encoding CinA family protein translates to MPNLTSMGQVVGALLKEKKHTIAVAESSAGGLISAALLAVPGASAYFLAGGVIYTHDARRALLSVPDDALSGIRASTEEYALRLARAVRERLGTTWGLSETGATGPTGNRYGDAAGHACIAIAGPLEQTLTIETRHGNRELNMWSFTQAALELLENCIRRSA, encoded by the coding sequence ATGCCAAATCTCACATCAATGGGACAAGTGGTGGGTGCATTACTGAAAGAGAAAAAACACACAATTGCGGTCGCCGAATCCTCGGCTGGGGGATTGATTTCTGCCGCGCTGCTCGCGGTTCCTGGAGCATCGGCTTATTTTCTTGCTGGAGGTGTGATCTACACACACGATGCCCGGCGGGCATTGTTAAGCGTTCCTGATGATGCGCTTAGCGGCATTCGCGCCAGTACCGAGGAATATGCGCTCCGGTTAGCACGCGCAGTGAGAGAACGGCTCGGAACAACATGGGGCTTGAGTGAGACTGGAGCGACTGGTCCCACCGGCAATCGTTACGGTGATGCCGCCGGTCACGCGTGCATAGCTATTGCCGGGCCGCTTGAGCAAACGCTGACCATCGAAACCCGTCATGGCAATCGCGAGTTGAATATGTGGTCGTTTACCCAGGCGGCGTTGGAATTGTTAGAAAATTGTATTAGGAGAAGTGCATAA
- a CDS encoding DEAD/DEAH box helicase translates to MRRIRDLRKYGLPDTLLQIWEQQQGEFLLPVQEVAVQRYDLFEGRSLVISSPTSSGKTFVGEMAAMRATFAGKRVLYLTPLRALAEEKYQTFQARYSAYGVKVVVATRDRREFDRDIEQGDFHLAVLVYEKLSQLLVRHPHLLRTVALVVVDEIQMLGDPERGPGLELSLTKLLRSTPRPQVLGLSAVLREAQQVADWLEADLLFQDERPVELYRGVLLDGRFRYKTYNSGEEGEEQLASTDSEDPRDILFANVKHLLEKGEQILIFLKGRRDAVQCALALAEQAQLPPAQEALAALETLEETALKVQLRTAFSGGVAFHHADLTPEERTIVETHYRSGQLRVIACTSTLAFGVNLPASTVFLEAVKWDSDRRTGAAIEVPLSWAEYENISGRAGRLGLREEFGRSILIATNQFQADLLWRGYVTGEHEQFAPAPGQEGFADRVLNVIASKICTSKDELREFFSLTYLGFQQRKQKEAFASELEKALDALAKVQLVTVRDTGQIEATTLGEAAARKGIRAATAVKLARFFDSSRGRQVADLELLHLLSLTDDGKRVHLPLSIAEHRGRVYESKLNEWAQDQSGDFGDDFKHMLHAKMLPTTQEVRSAKLSLLLMGWIKGQELSGLENNYQCYAGTIKAQTEEVSWLAEAAAEVADVMGWSPSQQMSNLAERIRLGVDADGLTLARANLPGIGREEIRALVSAGFDSVSALRDASPEVLARYLTTEQIGALQGSKL, encoded by the coding sequence ATGCGACGCATCCGTGATCTACGCAAATACGGCCTACCAGACACTTTGCTCCAAATCTGGGAACAGCAACAAGGTGAGTTTTTGCTTCCGGTGCAAGAAGTAGCTGTGCAACGCTATGACCTTTTCGAAGGACGCAGCCTGGTCATTTCTTCGCCCACGTCTTCCGGGAAGACCTTCGTCGGTGAGATGGCAGCAATGCGGGCCACCTTCGCTGGTAAACGAGTGCTCTACCTCACGCCACTCCGTGCCCTCGCTGAGGAAAAGTATCAGACGTTCCAAGCGCGGTACAGTGCCTACGGAGTCAAAGTCGTTGTCGCAACGCGAGACCGACGAGAGTTCGACCGCGACATCGAACAAGGAGATTTTCACCTCGCCGTACTTGTCTACGAAAAGCTCTCCCAACTATTAGTGAGGCACCCTCATCTTCTACGCACAGTTGCGCTCGTCGTAGTCGATGAAATACAAATGTTGGGAGATCCTGAACGTGGTCCTGGTCTTGAGCTTTCTCTCACGAAATTACTGCGCTCGACACCACGACCACAGGTGCTTGGCCTATCTGCCGTGCTCCGAGAAGCGCAGCAGGTTGCAGACTGGTTAGAAGCAGATTTGTTATTTCAGGATGAGCGTCCAGTCGAGCTCTATCGTGGAGTTTTGTTGGACGGTCGCTTTCGTTACAAGACCTACAACTCAGGGGAAGAAGGTGAAGAGCAACTAGCGTCGACCGATTCTGAAGATCCTCGCGACATTCTTTTTGCCAATGTCAAACATCTCCTTGAAAAGGGTGAACAAATCCTGATTTTTCTGAAAGGGCGACGTGACGCAGTGCAGTGCGCACTGGCATTAGCCGAGCAGGCGCAACTTCCCCCTGCGCAAGAGGCTTTGGCTGCACTTGAAACACTAGAGGAGACCGCATTGAAAGTGCAGCTTCGGACAGCCTTCTCTGGGGGCGTAGCGTTTCATCACGCTGATCTCACGCCGGAGGAACGCACGATAGTAGAAACCCACTATCGGAGTGGCCAACTTCGAGTGATTGCGTGCACCTCGACGCTCGCCTTCGGGGTCAATCTTCCTGCGTCAACGGTTTTTCTTGAAGCAGTCAAATGGGACAGCGACCGACGGACAGGAGCAGCCATCGAAGTGCCACTTTCATGGGCGGAGTATGAAAATATTTCTGGTCGTGCTGGCCGACTCGGATTGCGTGAAGAATTCGGGCGTTCGATCTTAATTGCCACCAATCAGTTCCAAGCTGACTTATTATGGCGCGGGTATGTCACCGGAGAGCACGAGCAGTTTGCCCCTGCTCCTGGACAGGAAGGATTCGCAGACCGGGTACTCAACGTCATCGCTTCAAAGATCTGCACCAGCAAAGACGAGTTACGGGAATTTTTTTCGCTCACGTATCTTGGGTTTCAGCAACGGAAGCAGAAGGAGGCCTTTGCCTCCGAGTTAGAGAAAGCACTCGATGCGCTTGCGAAAGTGCAACTCGTGACTGTGCGAGACACAGGCCAGATTGAAGCAACGACCCTGGGCGAAGCGGCAGCGCGCAAGGGAATTCGAGCAGCTACGGCCGTCAAACTTGCTCGCTTCTTCGATTCGTCGCGCGGACGACAGGTCGCGGATTTGGAGCTTCTTCATCTCTTAAGTCTGACCGATGACGGTAAACGCGTACATCTTCCCTTGTCGATAGCTGAACATCGTGGACGTGTATACGAAAGTAAGTTGAACGAGTGGGCTCAGGATCAGAGCGGGGACTTTGGCGACGACTTTAAGCATATGCTCCATGCAAAGATGCTTCCAACAACACAGGAAGTGCGCTCAGCAAAACTGTCGTTGTTGTTGATGGGTTGGATCAAAGGGCAAGAGCTTTCAGGCTTGGAGAATAATTATCAATGCTATGCAGGAACCATCAAAGCACAAACTGAGGAAGTGAGCTGGTTAGCCGAGGCGGCAGCCGAAGTTGCTGACGTCATGGGTTGGTCTCCGAGTCAGCAAATGAGCAATCTCGCCGAACGGATACGGCTCGGGGTTGATGCTGATGGCTTGACTCTTGCGCGCGCCAATTTGCCAGGCATCGGCCGTGAGGAAATTCGAGCTCTGGTCTCCGCCGGTTTTGACTCTGTCTCCGCGTTACGTGACGCTTCACCTGAAGTGTTAGCACGATATCTGACAACGGAACAAATCGGGGCACTACAAGGATCAAAACTCTAG
- a CDS encoding DUF3108 domain-containing protein, with amino-acid sequence MVRIRCLSIFVVFALCIGLASEAALAVNQPVRRQPVKRKVPQKATPAQPKPVLPPSIFAQGETLRFSATFNQLDAGGGDVQLRKEKLSDGREVFRFSGKARTSEWVDLLYKRRDSADATFGLGDYSPLSFLLLSREGDRRREYSVRYDPTTKALIGSVKRKNRVREQSLPAGKVYDPISALYLLRSRELVSGTSIETQVFTGRGHYRFVAQVVGKETIEVDGKKRAALRLQPEVYSLDKDTNENILPQETTLWVSADPLHIPLKLESGTTWGWIIVELDRKFLKSE; translated from the coding sequence ATGGTGCGCATACGTTGTCTGTCCATCTTTGTTGTTTTCGCTCTGTGTATAGGATTGGCGAGTGAGGCAGCCTTGGCTGTTAACCAGCCAGTGCGGCGCCAGCCGGTTAAGCGAAAAGTTCCTCAGAAAGCCACCCCCGCACAACCGAAACCAGTTTTACCCCCATCGATCTTTGCCCAAGGAGAGACCCTGAGATTTTCTGCTACCTTTAATCAACTCGATGCCGGTGGCGGAGATGTACAATTACGGAAAGAGAAACTGAGCGATGGACGTGAGGTCTTTCGTTTTAGTGGGAAAGCGCGGACCAGTGAGTGGGTCGATTTGCTCTATAAAAGACGAGACAGTGCGGATGCCACCTTTGGTTTGGGTGATTACTCGCCGCTGTCTTTTCTCTTACTCTCGCGCGAAGGAGATCGACGGCGTGAATACAGCGTACGCTATGATCCCACGACAAAGGCATTGATCGGTAGTGTGAAGAGAAAGAATCGAGTACGAGAACAGTCTCTCCCTGCCGGTAAGGTGTATGACCCGATTTCTGCACTCTATCTGTTACGAAGTCGTGAACTCGTTTCGGGAACGTCGATTGAAACCCAAGTGTTTACCGGTCGAGGACACTATCGGTTTGTTGCGCAAGTGGTGGGCAAAGAAACCATAGAGGTCGATGGCAAGAAACGTGCTGCCCTACGGTTGCAGCCTGAAGTGTATTCGCTAGACAAAGACACAAACGAGAACATTCTGCCACAAGAGACCACGCTATGGGTGTCTGCTGACCCGTTGCACATCCCGCTAAAATTGGAAAGCGGCACGACTTGGGGGTGGATTATCGTAGAGCTTGATCGGAAATTTCTCAAGTCGGAGTGA
- a CDS encoding TetR/AcrR family transcriptional regulator, with protein sequence MSPREAPSTKDKHEAILTAAFSLFGHYGYRRTSIDDIAQEAGIAKGTVYLYFKSKEEIFRALAQQLIDKMLAASETAQAAAHNVPEQLRGILDAKFGYFFELLHASAHVREILDAKNQLCTDLFAQADRRYQRLLAQTIAEAEKRGELHVARIGLEPEAAAELLTRSASGLGTYSTTAPTLPAFRRHLDALVRVFVVGLGGQIPS encoded by the coding sequence ATGTCGCCTCGCGAAGCACCATCGACGAAAGACAAACATGAGGCAATTCTGACGGCTGCCTTTTCCCTGTTTGGGCACTACGGCTATCGTCGTACGTCTATTGACGATATTGCGCAGGAGGCAGGAATCGCAAAAGGAACCGTGTATTTGTATTTCAAGAGTAAAGAAGAGATTTTTCGCGCACTCGCCCAGCAACTCATCGACAAGATGCTCGCGGCAAGCGAAACCGCACAGGCAGCGGCGCATAATGTACCAGAGCAGCTTCGTGGGATACTCGATGCCAAGTTTGGGTACTTCTTCGAGTTACTCCACGCTTCAGCTCATGTCCGTGAGATCCTCGATGCAAAGAACCAACTTTGTACCGACCTGTTTGCTCAAGCCGATCGACGTTATCAACGCCTGTTAGCGCAAACGATTGCCGAAGCCGAGAAAAGAGGGGAGCTACACGTGGCACGGATAGGATTGGAGCCAGAAGCCGCAGCCGAATTACTCACACGGAGTGCGTCTGGCCTTGGCACCTACAGCACAACCGCACCGACTCTACCAGCATTTCGTCGTCATCTTGATGCATTGGTCCGCGTATTTGTGGTTGGATTAGGCGGGCAGATTCCGTCGTAA
- a CDS encoding cytochrome P450 — protein sequence MGENPVSAPVEFNPLLPEFIANPHPFYHRLRAEDPVHRSTLLPDTWIVTRYADVSMVLRDARFDRHDAENFFRERFGEGPLISVFTKWMLFRDPPNHTRLRTLVNKAFTPRAIEGLRPRIQELVDHLLDAVQHNGRMDVMVDLAYPLPVLVICELLGVPAKDRDLFKEWSGDVARTLDPIQTPEMVEKGHAVVESMVAYFRDLIATLRKNPQDNILSAMIAAEERGDRLSEDELLANCILLFSAGHETTVNLIGNGLLALLRNPEQKRLLQENPILIQTAVEEFLRYDGPVQLTGRSVREDVEIGGKHIRAGERVITVLAAANRDPAQFPDPDRLDITRKDNHHIAFGHGIHFCLGASLARTEGQLAIGTLLRRMPQVTLIDDQPRWRPAFTLRGLEALPVRF from the coding sequence ATGGGTGAAAATCCTGTTTCGGCACCGGTAGAATTTAATCCCTTGTTGCCGGAGTTCATTGCTAATCCACATCCTTTTTATCATCGTCTCCGGGCGGAGGATCCTGTCCATCGTAGCACGCTTCTTCCTGACACGTGGATCGTCACTCGCTATGCCGACGTGAGTATGGTGTTACGTGATGCCCGTTTTGATCGGCACGATGCCGAGAACTTCTTCCGCGAACGGTTTGGTGAAGGGCCACTCATCAGTGTCTTCACCAAATGGATGTTGTTCCGCGATCCACCAAATCACACACGATTACGTACCCTCGTCAACAAGGCTTTTACCCCACGAGCCATCGAAGGACTCCGTCCGCGTATTCAAGAACTCGTTGATCATCTTCTGGATGCGGTGCAACACAATGGTCGCATGGATGTTATGGTCGACCTCGCATATCCACTACCCGTGCTCGTGATTTGTGAATTACTTGGGGTGCCGGCGAAGGATCGTGACCTTTTCAAAGAGTGGTCTGGCGATGTTGCACGAACACTCGATCCGATCCAGACGCCTGAAATGGTGGAAAAGGGGCATGCAGTGGTTGAGTCAATGGTTGCGTACTTCCGTGACCTGATTGCTACGTTACGAAAGAATCCCCAGGACAATATCCTCAGCGCGATGATTGCAGCGGAAGAACGAGGCGATCGGCTCAGTGAAGACGAACTCCTGGCTAATTGTATTCTCCTCTTTTCTGCAGGCCATGAGACCACAGTCAATCTGATTGGTAATGGCCTCCTGGCACTGTTACGCAATCCAGAACAGAAACGACTCCTCCAGGAGAACCCAATTCTCATTCAAACTGCGGTCGAAGAATTCTTACGCTACGATGGACCAGTACAACTCACAGGCCGGAGCGTACGAGAAGATGTCGAAATTGGAGGAAAACACATTCGTGCGGGAGAGCGGGTGATAACTGTGCTTGCTGCGGCTAATCGTGATCCGGCGCAATTTCCCGATCCTGATCGTCTCGACATTACCCGCAAAGACAACCATCATATCGCCTTTGGGCACGGCATTCATTTCTGCCTGGGTGCGTCCCTCGCGCGAACCGAAGGGCAGTTAGCGATTGGAACCCTTCTTCGTCGTATGCCACAAGTGACATTGATTGATGACCAGCCACGCTGGCGACCGGCATTTACCCTGCGAGGATTGGAGGCACTACCAGTGAGATTCTAA
- a CDS encoding SDR family oxidoreductase, which produces MPIALITGASTGIGYELSKCFAADRHDLLIVARQEQRLRQVAEELSKQFSVTVNVIAADLAQPDAPQQILDAARKASLQIDYLVNNAGFGLGGKFAETDLATELGMIQVNISALVSLTKLFLPEMLARKSGKILNVASTAAFQPGPSMAIYCATKSFELMFSEAIANELKGTGVAVTALCPGVTASEFQKRARIENTLLIKSKVLGMMTAEQVARIGYQGFIRGKRIVIPGLLNKISAQAPRFSPRAVATQIAGMIMEKHS; this is translated from the coding sequence GTGCCTATAGCGCTTATCACCGGCGCTTCAACCGGGATTGGTTACGAACTGAGTAAATGTTTTGCGGCTGATCGGCACGATTTGCTTATTGTTGCTCGGCAAGAGCAGCGGTTACGTCAGGTTGCTGAGGAACTGTCTAAGCAGTTTAGCGTGACCGTCAACGTCATCGCTGCTGATCTGGCGCAACCAGACGCGCCGCAACAAATCTTGGACGCAGCTCGCAAAGCCTCTTTGCAGATAGACTATCTCGTCAACAATGCTGGATTCGGTTTGGGCGGAAAGTTTGCCGAGACCGACCTTGCCACCGAACTCGGTATGATTCAAGTCAACATTTCTGCTTTAGTTTCTCTCACGAAGCTCTTTCTGCCTGAAATGCTCGCACGCAAATCTGGGAAGATTCTGAACGTTGCTTCTACGGCGGCGTTTCAACCTGGCCCGTCCATGGCGATTTACTGCGCAACGAAGTCCTTCGAGTTGATGTTTTCTGAAGCAATAGCGAATGAACTCAAAGGGACGGGGGTAGCGGTGACCGCGCTGTGTCCTGGAGTCACTGCATCAGAATTTCAGAAACGTGCACGAATTGAAAATACGCTCCTGATTAAAAGCAAAGTGCTAGGCATGATGACCGCTGAACAAGTAGCCCGGATTGGCTATCAAGGGTTCATACGTGGGAAGCGCATTGTTATCCCCGGCCTCTTGAACAAAATCAGCGCCCAGGCCCCCCGTTTTTCTCCACGAGCTGTAGCAACGCAAATTGCTGGGATGATAATGGAGAAGCACTCGTAG
- a CDS encoding aminotransferase class I/II-fold pyridoxal phosphate-dependent enzyme has translation MATTFKHLDTKVVHAGEPTPRISGAVITPIFQSAMFETSGEANYHDVRYIRLNNTPNHLALHEKLAALENAEAALVTSSGMAAISTTLLTVLSAGDHLLVQDCLYGGTHDLLTKDFAAFGLSYDFIDGDDPTSWKRQLRPQTKAIYVESMSNPLLQVGDLKAVTWFAKENDLTSIIDNTFASPVNFRPLDWGFDLSLHSATKYLNGHSDIVAGVVLGQAPLVTRVTHKLNHLGGSLDPHAAFLLHRGLKTLAVRVRYQNESTLRIAQFLEQHPTVAKVNYPGLTSHPRHERACELFDGFSGMLSFELRGGAAAAERFMRKVTLPIIAPSLGGVETLMTRPATTSHAGLSTEDRRRLGITDGLIRLSVGIEATEDLIDDFDRALTNSQH, from the coding sequence ATGGCTACAACCTTCAAACACCTCGACACCAAGGTTGTTCATGCAGGAGAACCGACCCCACGTATCTCTGGTGCAGTCATCACGCCAATCTTTCAATCAGCGATGTTCGAGACCTCCGGTGAGGCCAACTATCACGATGTCCGCTACATTCGCCTCAACAACACCCCAAATCATCTTGCTTTACACGAGAAGTTAGCGGCCTTGGAAAACGCCGAAGCTGCCTTAGTCACTAGTAGTGGGATGGCGGCAATCTCGACGACGCTGCTCACGGTTCTGTCCGCCGGTGATCATCTCCTCGTTCAAGATTGCTTGTATGGGGGCACGCACGATCTCTTGACCAAGGACTTTGCGGCCTTCGGCTTGTCGTACGACTTCATTGATGGCGATGATCCAACGTCATGGAAACGTCAGCTTCGTCCTCAGACAAAAGCCATCTACGTCGAGTCGATGTCCAATCCACTCTTACAAGTCGGGGACCTCAAGGCAGTGACCTGGTTTGCGAAAGAAAACGATCTGACCTCAATCATTGACAACACGTTTGCGAGCCCGGTCAACTTTCGTCCACTTGATTGGGGATTCGATCTTTCCCTACACAGTGCGACGAAGTATCTCAATGGTCACTCTGATATTGTCGCTGGGGTTGTCTTAGGACAGGCTCCCCTCGTAACCAGAGTCACACACAAGCTCAACCACCTTGGTGGCTCGCTTGACCCGCATGCGGCTTTTCTTCTCCATCGTGGACTCAAAACATTGGCAGTACGTGTTCGTTATCAGAACGAGAGTACCCTACGGATTGCCCAGTTTCTCGAACAGCATCCAACCGTAGCGAAAGTGAATTATCCTGGGCTTACGAGTCACCCGCGCCATGAACGGGCTTGCGAGTTGTTTGATGGATTCAGCGGGATGCTGAGCTTTGAATTGCGTGGAGGCGCAGCAGCGGCAGAACGCTTTATGCGTAAGGTTACGCTACCGATTATTGCCCCGAGTCTTGGCGGAGTTGAAACCTTAATGACCCGGCCCGCAACGACGTCGCACGCTGGATTATCCACCGAAGACCGGCGGCGGTTAGGTATTACTGACGGATTAATTCGTTTGTCGGTCGGGATTGAAGCAACAGAAGACCTTATTGATGACTTTGATCGGGCGTTGACGAACAGCCAGCACTAG
- a CDS encoding glutathione S-transferase family protein, producing the protein MIRLYDYLPSGNGYKVRLLLTQLSIPFERLEIDILQGLTRTPEFLEKNRNGRIPLVELENGTYLAESNAILFYFAEGTPFLSTDRWERAQVLQWMFFEQYNHEPNIATARFWLQHFDLTPERKAGLEQKRPLGYAALDVMEKHLTGRKFFVGERYSIADIALYAYTHVADEGGFDLTPYANIRAWLERVRSQPKHIPITQE; encoded by the coding sequence ATGATCCGGCTGTACGACTATTTGCCGTCAGGGAATGGCTACAAGGTACGTTTGCTACTCACGCAACTCAGTATTCCGTTCGAGCGACTTGAGATTGACATTTTGCAGGGACTGACTCGAACACCAGAGTTTCTGGAGAAAAATCGTAACGGCCGCATTCCGCTCGTTGAACTCGAAAACGGCACGTATCTCGCCGAATCCAATGCTATTCTTTTCTATTTTGCTGAAGGAACACCATTCTTGTCCACTGACCGTTGGGAACGGGCGCAAGTGTTGCAGTGGATGTTTTTTGAGCAATACAACCACGAGCCCAACATTGCCACCGCACGCTTCTGGTTACAACATTTTGATCTCACGCCTGAACGGAAAGCTGGGCTTGAGCAAAAACGCCCGCTCGGCTACGCCGCACTCGATGTGATGGAAAAGCATCTTACTGGACGAAAGTTTTTCGTTGGTGAACGTTACTCGATCGCAGATATTGCGCTCTACGCATACACGCACGTTGCTGACGAAGGGGGATTTGACCTTACTCCCTATGCAAACATCCGCGCCTGGTTAGAACGGGTGCGTTCGCAACCAAAGCATATTCCGATCACACAGGAATAA